Proteins from a genomic interval of Corynebacterium freiburgense:
- the greA gene encoding transcription elongation factor GreA: MAEIQKQYITPETKKKLEEELNALIAHRPVVAAEINERREEGDLKENAGYDAAREMQDQEEARIKQISEILANSTTERAGLEEGVAHVGSVVHVYYNGDSNQKETFLIGTRAAASDNKDLETYSEHAPLGAAILGAREGETREYTAPNGTVISVTVVSAEPYNSDKAATLRSS, translated from the coding sequence ATGGCTGAGATCCAGAAGCAATACATTACGCCGGAAACCAAGAAAAAGCTGGAGGAAGAGCTTAACGCACTTATCGCCCACCGTCCGGTCGTTGCCGCTGAAATCAATGAGCGCCGTGAAGAAGGCGACCTCAAAGAAAACGCTGGCTATGACGCCGCCCGCGAAATGCAGGACCAGGAAGAAGCCCGCATTAAGCAAATCTCGGAAATTCTGGCGAACTCCACCACCGAACGTGCTGGGCTTGAGGAGGGTGTCGCTCATGTCGGTTCCGTAGTGCATGTGTACTACAACGGCGATAGCAATCAGAAAGAAACATTCCTTATTGGTACTCGTGCCGCCGCCTCCGATAATAAGGATCTAGAAACCTATTCGGAGCACGCTCCGCTTGGCGCCGCTATCCTCGGTGCCCGTGAAGGTGAAACCCGCGAATACACCGCACCAAATGGCACCGTGATTTCCGTGACTGTAGTGTCCGCTGAGCCTTACAATTCTGATAAGGCAGCAACTCTTCGCTCAAGCTAA
- a CDS encoding helix-turn-helix domain-containing protein produces MSVFPQPTLFWCQEGTANIRTGAELIHVRAGEALYASAATIVDEQGVVLPLPAESARSLHPRKVFFGLDWEPVMLREFSLAVGNPHYQLPEALAGLCAAPAAPPPMPTALEARRVAEVLFENTADQTPLEGFAERLGVSSRTIQRQFISGTGLSFSEWRAGVRVAAAAELLSMDFSVAVAANLVGFSATSSLTRAFRRHTGHPPSAFTAGAVGMGEVGPPPRCESYTVFASDCDTVWWVQQGAATLVDGDFCRFMAAGDTATLTASSRTRIDVASGSVIYPLPGRLMFRDSPSLSDIAAEYRADRNLGTSEVLAKKMERARELLRNGQRPKDVGIAVGYGTHSAFSRAFKCVQGVTPREYQKGI; encoded by the coding sequence ATGTCTGTATTCCCGCAGCCAACACTGTTCTGGTGCCAAGAAGGCACGGCGAACATTCGAACGGGGGCTGAACTTATTCATGTGCGTGCGGGGGAAGCATTGTATGCTAGCGCGGCAACGATCGTTGACGAGCAGGGCGTCGTACTGCCATTACCCGCGGAATCCGCGCGATCATTACATCCCCGCAAGGTATTTTTCGGTCTTGATTGGGAGCCCGTAATGCTTAGGGAATTTTCGCTTGCTGTGGGGAATCCTCATTATCAGTTGCCGGAAGCGCTGGCGGGCTTGTGTGCTGCTCCTGCCGCGCCGCCGCCAATGCCCACCGCACTAGAGGCTCGTCGAGTGGCTGAGGTTCTATTCGAAAATACTGCCGATCAGACACCGCTTGAAGGGTTTGCGGAACGCTTGGGTGTAAGCTCGCGGACAATCCAGCGCCAGTTTATTTCTGGTACTGGTTTATCGTTTAGTGAATGGCGGGCCGGTGTGCGCGTTGCTGCCGCAGCAGAATTACTAAGCATGGATTTTTCCGTTGCGGTGGCAGCCAACCTTGTTGGTTTTTCTGCAACCAGTAGCCTTACCCGCGCATTTCGGCGCCATACTGGGCATCCTCCTTCGGCGTTTACCGCTGGTGCGGTGGGCATGGGCGAAGTGGGGCCGCCGCCGCGCTGCGAATCCTATACGGTTTTCGCGAGTGATTGCGATACCGTATGGTGGGTGCAGCAAGGTGCAGCGACCCTGGTAGATGGCGATTTCTGCCGTTTTATGGCGGCTGGGGATACCGCCACGCTTACTGCCAGCAGCAGGACGCGTATCGACGTCGCGTCCGGTTCGGTGATCTACCCACTGCCGGGCCGATTAATGTTCCGGGATTCCCCTTCACTGTCCGATATTGCTGCCGAATATCGTGCTGATCGTAACCTTGGCACTTCAGAAGTATTAGCGAAAAAGATGGAACGGGCACGCGAACTCCTCCGTAATGGGCAGCGCCCAAAGGATGTTGGAATTGCGGTAGGTTATGGCACTCATAGCGCTTTTAGCAGGGCTTTTAAGTGTGTTCAGGGGGTGACTCCACGAGAGTACCAAAAGGGAATATAG
- a CDS encoding amidohydrolase family protein, producing the protein MVKQAQIQGTYLLRNVHVITGDGAELEGVNVLISQGRFARISQEHIDAPDAFVIEAKGKTLMPGLIDAHVHLDYLHTRGRFSAWYRTNTVLKSALRDVLEAGVTTIRCMADPLRLALQLRKWAEADPFRGPNMLVAGPALTAAGGHPAVTVAQDNPWLSGQIAYSIESPAQAVQAIRKLHGEGVDHIKIVYQGGVYGVDRIPLQQLSEEAMIAVVAEAHALGLRVSAHTHEEADVETLLRAGVDSIEHGVLEHGIAHEEMVKLWADSGARLVPTLLITSLISGPDGELYLEHARANLAHAYASGVRIVAGTDSTVGAMPATSLHDELRYMVEAGMSEQDVLCAATSNAAELLGLSERGVIAEGKRADALLLHSNPLEQIDNTTDIDLVFHKGLLVHETPPPPKQPELAMYAPNGPLLVEYIDRTETTFPHEILMRYDRSNFASEGVRTLTYLDVGTKKVLRNERVVSGTDLVTREWECEIPGEGTVLHAVREGGNVVLKGTFNNEQVVRTFPLRGVTWMQWLQLDPATFVISKEAQVNVASIGTVGRGALTFKTFELTKRGSVDGGCIDIEMVIPKWRKFWGANLLFDALTGELVRQQIRGKEQKVLQRTE; encoded by the coding sequence ATGGTGAAGCAAGCTCAAATACAAGGTACATATTTGCTACGGAACGTACATGTGATTACTGGTGATGGGGCAGAGCTCGAGGGCGTCAATGTTCTTATTTCCCAGGGGCGGTTTGCGCGTATTAGCCAGGAACATATTGATGCGCCAGACGCATTTGTGATCGAAGCCAAAGGTAAGACGCTAATGCCTGGGCTTATCGACGCCCACGTGCACCTAGACTACCTTCACACACGCGGTAGGTTTTCTGCCTGGTACCGAACAAATACGGTGTTAAAGTCGGCTTTGCGGGACGTATTGGAGGCAGGTGTAACTACCATTCGGTGTATGGCGGATCCACTACGCTTGGCGTTGCAATTACGCAAATGGGCTGAGGCGGATCCGTTTCGAGGTCCGAATATGCTTGTTGCGGGTCCCGCACTTACGGCTGCCGGTGGACACCCGGCGGTGACTGTAGCTCAAGATAATCCCTGGCTTAGCGGACAGATTGCATATTCCATCGAATCTCCGGCGCAGGCTGTGCAAGCTATTCGAAAACTGCACGGGGAGGGGGTAGACCATATCAAGATTGTCTACCAGGGAGGCGTGTACGGTGTTGACCGTATTCCGCTACAACAGCTTTCTGAAGAAGCCATGATTGCTGTGGTAGCGGAAGCGCACGCCTTGGGATTGCGGGTGAGTGCACACACGCATGAGGAGGCCGATGTTGAAACGCTCTTACGGGCAGGGGTTGACAGCATCGAACATGGGGTACTTGAGCACGGTATTGCACATGAGGAAATGGTGAAACTCTGGGCAGATAGCGGAGCGCGGCTTGTGCCTACCCTGCTAATTACCTCGTTAATATCAGGCCCCGATGGTGAACTTTATCTTGAACATGCGCGGGCAAACCTGGCACATGCATATGCTTCTGGGGTACGCATCGTTGCTGGTACGGATAGCACTGTGGGGGCAATGCCTGCCACTTCACTGCATGATGAACTGCGTTATATGGTCGAGGCGGGCATGAGCGAGCAAGATGTATTATGTGCTGCCACCAGTAATGCGGCAGAACTGTTGGGGCTTTCTGAACGCGGGGTTATTGCAGAAGGTAAGCGCGCAGATGCTTTGCTTTTGCATTCGAATCCTCTTGAGCAAATTGATAATACAACCGACATTGATTTGGTGTTTCATAAAGGTTTGTTGGTGCATGAGACACCGCCTCCGCCAAAGCAGCCAGAGTTGGCAATGTACGCACCGAATGGCCCATTACTTGTGGAATATATCGATCGCACGGAGACGACGTTTCCGCATGAGATATTGATGCGATATGACCGCTCGAACTTTGCCAGTGAAGGGGTTCGCACGCTGACATACTTGGATGTGGGTACCAAAAAGGTATTGCGGAATGAACGCGTGGTATCGGGAACTGATCTTGTTACCCGTGAATGGGAGTGTGAAATTCCAGGGGAGGGGACGGTGCTGCATGCTGTACGTGAGGGTGGAAATGTTGTTCTAAAAGGAACTTTTAACAATGAGCAGGTAGTACGTACATTCCCATTGCGTGGTGTGACGTGGATGCAATGGCTACAGCTGGACCCGGCGACGTTTGTAATTTCGAAGGAAGCTCAAGTCAATGTGGCGTCGATAGGAACAGTTGGCCGCGGCGCCCTAACATTTAAAACATTTGAACTGACCAAACGAGGTTCTGTTGATGGCGGTTGTATCGATATTGAAATGGTAATTCCCAAGTGGCGTAAATTCTGGGGTGCAAATTTGCTGTTTGATGCATTAACGGGTGAGCTGGTGCGACAGCAGATTCGTGGCAAGGAGCAAAAAGTATTGCAGCGGACCGAATGA
- a CDS encoding FtsB family cell division protein, translated as MDRTARRVQPVTYRRSGTTATPKPVRTPRSQYDRRTKNDSYQRRDAQREQRPTQSQSKRIRLGAVEIGVLIAVSIVVLVMIGMPLRNYFQQRSDIARVQASIEAKEAEKQALLAELEKYESEEFIKEQARIRLGVIEPGETAFRIISPELKADSSTGQNAVQDVSDEPWYDVLWEAISLTESDLRIGLEKPEPPAANSNQLPISPTQPPVEEPIP; from the coding sequence ATGGACCGAACAGCGCGCAGGGTGCAACCAGTTACGTATCGTCGCAGTGGAACCACTGCGACACCTAAGCCTGTGCGAACCCCGCGATCGCAATATGATCGCCGCACGAAAAATGATTCGTATCAACGCCGTGATGCTCAGCGAGAGCAACGCCCAACGCAATCGCAATCAAAGCGAATTCGCTTGGGTGCGGTTGAAATTGGTGTGCTAATCGCGGTGTCCATTGTGGTTCTGGTAATGATTGGCATGCCGTTGCGAAATTATTTTCAGCAGCGCAGTGATATTGCTCGAGTACAAGCCAGTATTGAGGCTAAGGAAGCGGAAAAACAAGCGCTACTTGCAGAGTTAGAAAAATACGAGTCTGAGGAATTTATTAAGGAACAGGCTCGGATTCGCCTCGGTGTAATTGAGCCTGGTGAAACCGCGTTTCGTATTATTAGCCCGGAGCTAAAAGCCGATTCTTCAACTGGGCAAAACGCGGTCCAAGATGTCTCAGATGAGCCGTGGTATGACGTGCTTTGGGAAGCTATTTCATTGACGGAATCAGACCTTCGAATTGGCCTGGAAAAGCCTGAGCCGCCAGCCGCAAATTCGAACCAACTTCCGATTTCTCCGACACAACCGCCTGTCGAGGAACCTATCCCATAG
- a CDS encoding DUF4307 domain-containing protein — MSESLRANRYATDPKKGTLSGKIIAIGAVIFAVVAVVVIVQYFQKINGATVTASQAGFERIDDRTLKISVDVTRKNIDEPSYCIVTALNYDKAEVGRREFRIEPGGNQTERFQVNIPTRDLPVAGTVYGCHTNVPSYLTEGS, encoded by the coding sequence ATGTCCGAAAGCCTTCGTGCCAACCGGTACGCAACCGACCCTAAAAAAGGCACCCTAAGTGGCAAGATCATTGCTATTGGTGCGGTTATTTTCGCGGTTGTGGCCGTGGTGGTCATAGTACAGTATTTTCAAAAAATTAATGGCGCAACGGTCACTGCTTCCCAGGCTGGATTCGAGCGTATCGACGACCGCACGCTCAAGATTTCCGTAGATGTTACGCGCAAAAATATAGATGAACCCAGCTATTGCATTGTTACAGCTTTAAACTATGACAAGGCTGAAGTTGGACGCCGCGAATTCCGTATTGAACCAGGTGGAAACCAAACTGAGCGTTTCCAAGTAAATATTCCAACACGGGACTTACCGGTTGCTGGAACGGTATATGGTTGTCATACAAACGTGCCCTCGTATCTCACAGAGGGCTCTTAA
- a CDS encoding Bax inhibitor-1/YccA family protein, producing the protein MRSSNPVFSSLAGTKQRAVQNQFQGYPADPYSQYPSAGAVTSERPMTVDDVISKTGITLGVIIVMAVINFGIAMFISPVLAMVLTIVGAIGGLVTVLIGTFGKKYGSAAITLIYAFFEGLFVGGISLLFSGFLVGKGADAGTMIGQAVLGTVGVFLGMLYVYKTGAVKVTPKFQRIMTACLMGVLVLALGNMALFFFTGMNPLTNGGPLAIIFSLVCIGLAAFSFLQDFDAADQLVRAGAPARMAWGVALGLAVTLVWLYTEILRLLSYFRGN; encoded by the coding sequence GTGCGTAGTAGTAACCCTGTATTCAGTTCCCTGGCGGGCACTAAGCAACGGGCCGTCCAGAACCAATTCCAGGGCTACCCAGCGGACCCTTACTCCCAGTACCCTTCCGCGGGAGCCGTTACTTCAGAGCGCCCCATGACCGTTGATGACGTTATCTCAAAAACTGGCATTACGCTGGGCGTCATTATTGTTATGGCGGTTATTAACTTTGGTATTGCCATGTTTATCAGCCCAGTCCTGGCAATGGTTTTGACGATTGTTGGCGCCATTGGCGGTTTGGTTACTGTTCTAATCGGCACATTTGGTAAAAAATACGGCTCTGCAGCAATCACCCTTATCTATGCCTTTTTCGAAGGTTTATTTGTAGGCGGTATTTCGCTGCTTTTCTCCGGATTCTTGGTTGGTAAGGGCGCAGATGCTGGCACCATGATTGGGCAAGCAGTGCTTGGTACCGTCGGTGTATTCCTGGGTATGCTCTATGTGTATAAGACAGGTGCTGTCAAGGTAACACCTAAATTCCAGCGCATTATGACCGCCTGCCTTATGGGCGTTCTTGTTCTCGCGTTGGGCAATATGGCGCTGTTTTTCTTTACTGGTATGAACCCACTGACCAATGGTGGCCCGTTAGCCATTATTTTCTCCCTAGTATGTATTGGTCTTGCAGCGTTTAGTTTCCTGCAGGATTTCGACGCCGCTGATCAACTTGTTCGCGCTGGTGCGCCAGCTCGTATGGCGTGGGGAGTTGCTCTTGGTTTGGCTGTGACCTTGGTCTGGCTTTATACCGAAATTCTTCGCCTGCTGAGTTATTTCCGGGGCAACTAA
- a CDS encoding DUF501 domain-containing protein: MNNALDPADIAQIAEQLGRQPRGVLEVSYRCPDGAPGVVKTAPRLEDGTPFPTLYYLTDPRLTSEASRLEVAHVMKWMTERLANDADLQADYQQAHEYFLAKRNAIEDLGTEFSGGGMPDRVKCLHVLIAYALAEGPQHFRLGAEAVAMAADHGKLRGTAVPEDWPTCAELGIDLANFDFSNAEVK; the protein is encoded by the coding sequence ATGAATAACGCTTTAGACCCTGCTGATATTGCGCAAATTGCGGAGCAGTTGGGGCGGCAGCCGCGTGGTGTATTAGAGGTTTCGTATCGTTGTCCAGATGGGGCACCTGGGGTAGTGAAAACCGCGCCTCGCTTAGAGGATGGGACGCCATTTCCAACCTTGTACTATTTAACTGATCCGCGTCTTACCTCAGAGGCTTCGCGTCTTGAGGTGGCACATGTTATGAAGTGGATGACCGAACGTTTGGCTAATGATGCCGATCTGCAGGCGGATTATCAGCAAGCGCATGAGTATTTTCTGGCTAAGCGCAATGCTATTGAGGATCTAGGTACCGAATTCTCCGGTGGTGGTATGCCCGATCGGGTGAAGTGCTTGCATGTGCTTATCGCATATGCGCTTGCGGAAGGTCCGCAGCATTTCCGTTTGGGTGCAGAGGCGGTAGCCATGGCCGCGGATCACGGAAAGCTGCGCGGCACTGCAGTTCCGGAAGATTGGCCAACCTGTGCGGAATTAGGTATAGATTTAGCAAACTTTGATTTTTCGAATGCGGAGGTGAAATAG
- a CDS encoding Ppx/GppA phosphatase family protein, which yields MVRFAAIDCGTNSLRLLISEVVEGKATELVRTMEIVRLGEGVDATGRLSVAAIARTRAVLETYADLMLEYGVSDFRMVATSATRDAENKDEFFRMTGQVLGRLKPGYSAEVISGQEEAALSFRGAVIDLSPEEGPFCVIDLGGGSTEFIVGQYDGTILGAHSAQMGCVRVTERIMRSNPPTETEIEIAQDFVMDRIAEVCELVPVDQARVFVGCAGTFTTLAALALGLEEYNSQVIHCSELRIDALRILARQLVAETTEQRAANPVIHPGRADVISGGSVVVQGILDMIEKHAGVSSILVSEKDILDGLVAGLSDQSASIR from the coding sequence GTGGTTCGCTTTGCGGCGATTGATTGTGGCACGAATTCTTTGCGCTTGCTGATTAGTGAGGTTGTAGAAGGCAAGGCCACGGAATTAGTGCGCACAATGGAGATAGTGCGTTTAGGGGAAGGTGTAGACGCCACGGGTAGGCTCTCTGTCGCCGCAATTGCACGCACTCGCGCCGTTTTGGAAACATATGCGGATCTAATGCTGGAGTACGGGGTTTCGGATTTCCGAATGGTGGCTACATCTGCAACCCGTGATGCGGAAAACAAAGACGAGTTTTTCCGTATGACGGGGCAGGTATTGGGACGCCTGAAGCCGGGCTATAGCGCCGAGGTGATTAGTGGCCAAGAGGAAGCCGCATTATCGTTTCGGGGCGCTGTAATTGATCTTTCACCTGAGGAAGGGCCATTTTGCGTTATTGACCTTGGGGGTGGCTCTACGGAGTTTATAGTTGGGCAATACGACGGTACTATCCTTGGCGCTCATAGTGCACAAATGGGATGTGTGCGGGTGACTGAGCGGATTATGCGCAGCAATCCACCAACGGAAACCGAAATTGAAATCGCTCAGGATTTCGTTATGGATCGCATCGCAGAAGTGTGTGAATTAGTTCCAGTGGATCAGGCTCGTGTGTTTGTTGGTTGTGCTGGCACATTTACTACGCTCGCGGCCTTGGCATTGGGGTTAGAGGAATATAATTCCCAAGTTATTCATTGCTCAGAATTGCGTATCGACGCCCTGCGGATCCTTGCCCGTCAGCTTGTTGCGGAAACCACCGAACAGCGTGCCGCAAACCCAGTCATACATCCGGGCCGTGCGGACGTCATTAGTGGGGGTAGTGTGGTGGTGCAGGGAATCCTGGACATGATTGAGAAACATGCTGGGGTTTCATCGATTTTGGTCTCGGAAAAAGACATTCTAGATGGCCTTGTTGCTGGGCTTTCGGACCAATCGGCTTCTATACGCTAA